In Zingiber officinale cultivar Zhangliang chromosome 1A, Zo_v1.1, whole genome shotgun sequence, a genomic segment contains:
- the LOC122038021 gene encoding GDP-mannose transporter GONST1-like isoform X1 codes for MDFRHASPSSPDGHYGRLDTEFLSGERNGMAGHDQNGSLLGQATSAVVSGRRDVSRPLSGVKSFEDDMDLENGKDDNGRDKPFRYNRPLKLNNQAFLSGLAYCLSSCSMILVNKFVLSGYDFSAGISLMLYQNFVSVILVSTLSSFGVVSTEPLTWKLIKVWLPVNIIFVGMLATSMLSLKYINVAMVTVLKNATNVITAIGEMYLFMKHHDGKVWTALILMIISAISGGITDLSFHAIGYGWQILNCFLTAFYSLTLRRVMDTAKQVTKSGNLNEFSMVILNNMLSLPLGLLLIFASNEVDYLYKTPLLKMPMFWLVTTLSGFLGLAISFTSMWFLHQTGATTYSLVGSLNKIPLSLAGILLFKVPTSLENLFSILFGLLAGVFFARAKM; via the exons ATGGACTTCAG GCATGCTTCTCCGAGCTCTCCCGATGGACATTATGGAAGACTTGACACTGAATTTCTAAGTGGTGAAAGAAATGGTATGGCTGGCCATGATCAGAATGGAAGTCTACTAGGTCAGGCAACAAGTGCTGTAGTGAGCGGAAGAAGAGATGTTAGCAG GCCACTATCTGGAGTAAAATCCTTTGAAGACGATATGGACTTGGAAAATGGTAAAGATGACAATGGAAGGGATAAACCGTTTCGCTACAATAGGCCTCTAAAGTTGAATAACCAAGCTTTTCTATCTGGTCTTGCTTACTGCTTGTCATCATGTAGCATGATACTTGTGAACAAGTTTGTGTTGTCTGGCTATGATTTTAGTGCTGGGATTTCGCTAATGCTTTACCAG AACTTCGTTTCAGTTATACTAGTCTCCACTTTGAGTTCATTTGGTGTAGTATCAACGGAACCACTCACTTGGAAATTAATCAAAGTTTGGTTACCGGTGAATATAATATTTGTTGGGATGCTTGCCACAAGCATGCTTAG CTTAAAATACATCAATGTTGCCATGGTAACAGTTCTTAAGAATGCCACCAATGTCATAACTGCTATTGGTGAAATGTACCTTTTCATGAAGCATCATGATGGGAAAGTGTGGACAGCTCTGATTCTAATG ATTATTTCGGCAATTTCAGGAGGGATAACAGATCTATCATTTCATGCTATTGGCTATGGATGGCAGATTTTAAATTGTTTTCTGACGGCATTCTATTCG TTGACCCTACGGCGAGTTATGGATACCGCAAAGCAAGTAACCAAATCTGGAAACTTAAATGAGTTTTCAATGGTTATACTCAATAACATGCTTTCTCTGCCTTTGGGACTTCTACTAATATTTGCTTCCAATGAAGTCGACTATCTTTATAAAAC GCCACTTTTGAAGATGCCTATGTTTTGGCTGGTGACAACTTTAAGTGGTTTTCTAGGTCTTGCTATCAGCTTCACTTCAATGTGGTTTCTTCATCAGACAGGTGCAACTACATACAG TCTTGTAGGATCACTCAATAAAATTCCACTTTCACTTGCTGGAATCCTTCTTTTCAAAGTTCCAACCAGCTTAGAGAATCTGTTCAGCATTCTTTTTG GTCTCTTAGCTGGTGTGTTCTTTGCTAGAGCAAAAATGTGA
- the LOC122038021 gene encoding GDP-mannose transporter GONST1-like isoform X2 yields MILVNKFVLSGYDFSAGISLMLYQNFVSVILVSTLSSFGVVSTEPLTWKLIKVWLPVNIIFVGMLATSMLSLKYINVAMVTVLKNATNVITAIGEMYLFMKHHDGKVWTALILMIISAISGGITDLSFHAIGYGWQILNCFLTAFYSLTLRRVMDTAKQVTKSGNLNEFSMVILNNMLSLPLGLLLIFASNEVDYLYKTPLLKMPMFWLVTTLSGFLGLAISFTSMWFLHQTGATTYSLVGSLNKIPLSLAGILLFKVPTSLENLFSILFGLLAGVFFARAKM; encoded by the exons ATGATACTTGTGAACAAGTTTGTGTTGTCTGGCTATGATTTTAGTGCTGGGATTTCGCTAATGCTTTACCAG AACTTCGTTTCAGTTATACTAGTCTCCACTTTGAGTTCATTTGGTGTAGTATCAACGGAACCACTCACTTGGAAATTAATCAAAGTTTGGTTACCGGTGAATATAATATTTGTTGGGATGCTTGCCACAAGCATGCTTAG CTTAAAATACATCAATGTTGCCATGGTAACAGTTCTTAAGAATGCCACCAATGTCATAACTGCTATTGGTGAAATGTACCTTTTCATGAAGCATCATGATGGGAAAGTGTGGACAGCTCTGATTCTAATG ATTATTTCGGCAATTTCAGGAGGGATAACAGATCTATCATTTCATGCTATTGGCTATGGATGGCAGATTTTAAATTGTTTTCTGACGGCATTCTATTCG TTGACCCTACGGCGAGTTATGGATACCGCAAAGCAAGTAACCAAATCTGGAAACTTAAATGAGTTTTCAATGGTTATACTCAATAACATGCTTTCTCTGCCTTTGGGACTTCTACTAATATTTGCTTCCAATGAAGTCGACTATCTTTATAAAAC GCCACTTTTGAAGATGCCTATGTTTTGGCTGGTGACAACTTTAAGTGGTTTTCTAGGTCTTGCTATCAGCTTCACTTCAATGTGGTTTCTTCATCAGACAGGTGCAACTACATACAG TCTTGTAGGATCACTCAATAAAATTCCACTTTCACTTGCTGGAATCCTTCTTTTCAAAGTTCCAACCAGCTTAGAGAATCTGTTCAGCATTCTTTTTG GTCTCTTAGCTGGTGTGTTCTTTGCTAGAGCAAAAATGTGA
- the LOC122038023 gene encoding NDR1/HIN1-like protein 13 — protein sequence MSEPEQTPPTTNALPGPVPQLGTFVVQVAKDQVYRVPPPENAYLIERYCKRTKNRRRSPGLLCLIWILAAAFLLLAATAAALHFALRPAFAVQSLSVQNTTETEYDLTLSVWNPSRAMGYSYAAGGSAALVAVSSGAEIAAGETPGFDQGSRSTTAMPLALRGSGASPPKGAAALELTAKLRTRPKVGMLKLWSMRMEVTCGVLTSALAGDGRILSQHCGTKLWL from the coding sequence ATGTCGGAGCCGGAGCAGACACCGCCCACAACCAACGCCCTGCCCGGCCCCGTGCCCCAGCTCGGCACCTTCGTCGTCCAAGTCGCCAAGGACCAGGTCTACCGCGTCCCCCCGCCGGAGAATGCCTACCTCATCGAGCGCTACTGCAAACGCACCAAAAACCGCCGCCGCAGCCCCGGCCTCCTCTGCCTCATCTGGATCCTCGCCGCCGCCTTCCTCCTCCTCGCTGCTACCGCCGCCGCCTTGCACTTCGCCTTGCGCCCCGCCTTCGCTGTCCAAAGCCTCTCCGTCCAAAACACCACTGAAACAGAGTACGATCTGACCTTGAGCGTCTGGAACCCTAGCCGCGCGATGGGGTACTCCTACGCAGCCGGCGGGAGCGCGGCCCTCGTTGCCGTCAGCAGCGGAGCCGAGATCGCAGCCGGGGAGACGCCGGGGTTCGACCAGGGGTCCCGGAGCACGACGGCGATGCCGCTGGCTCTCCGCGGGTCGGGCGCCTCGCCGCCGAAGGGAGCCGCGGCGCTGGAGTTGACGGCGAAGTTGAGGACTCGGCCGAAGGTGGGAATGTTGAAGCTTTGGAGCATGAGGATGGAGGTGACTTGCGGTGTTCTGACGAGTGCCCTAGCCGGAGATGGTCGCATCTTGTCGCAGCATTGCGGCACCAAGCTCTGGCTGTGA